From a single Miscanthus floridulus cultivar M001 chromosome 8, ASM1932011v1, whole genome shotgun sequence genomic region:
- the LOC136470851 gene encoding histone-lysine N-methyltransferase ATXR6-like: MGAAGQLRRRTRAGTPPGPRPEAAAAGGDEDDVKCEACGSGEAAPELMLCDGCDRGFHIFCLRPILPRVPAGDWFCPSCCAPASSKSESAAAAAHTVVGKKPKQFPLVQTKIVDFFKIQRSPTPADASAELKKRKRKSGGTLVASKKKSRRLLSFIPSSDPAQRLRQMASLATALTATGAAFSNELTYQPGMAPRSANRAALEAGGMQVLNREDAETLARCQRMMARGEWPPLLVAYDPVEGFTVEADRPIRDLTIITEYVGDVDFLRNREHDDGDSMMTLLSAASPARSLVICPDRRSNIARFINGINNHTPEGRKKQNVKCVRFDVGGECRVLLVANRDISKGERLYYDYNGSEHEYPTHHFV; this comes from the exons ATGGGCGCCGCGGGCCAGCTCCGTCGCCGGACCCGCGCGGGGACGCCGCCAGGGCCCAGAcccgaggccgccgccgccggcggcgacgAAGACGACGTGAAGTGCGAGGCGTGCGGGTCCGGGGAGGCGGCCCCGGAGCTGATGCTGTGCGACGGCTGCGACCGCGGGTTCCACATCTTCTGCCTCCGCCCCATCCTCCCCCGCGTTCCCGCCGGCGACTGGTTCTGCCCGTCCTGCTGCGCCCCGGCCTCCTCCAAATCcgaatccgccgccgccgctgctcacaCCGTCGTCGGCAAGAAGCCTAAAC AGTTCCCGCTGGTCCAGACGAAGATCGTGGATTTCTTCAAGATCCAACGCAGCCCGACGCCGGCCGATGCGTCGGCGGAGCTGAAGAAGCGGAAGCGGAAGTCCGGGGGCACGCTGGTGGCGTCCAAGAAGAAGAGTCGGAGGCTGCTGTCTTTCATCCCCAGCTCCGACCCGGCGCAGCGGCTGCGGCAGATGGCGTCGCTGGCGACGGCGCTGACGGCGACGGGCGCCGCGTTCAGCAACGAGCTCACCTACCAGCCCGGCATGGCGCCGCGGTCCGCGAACCGCGCGGCGCTGGAGGCCGGCGGGATGCAGGTGCTGAACCGGGAGGACGCGGAGACGCTGGCGCGGTGCCAGCGGATGATGGCACGCGGGGAGTGGCCGCCGCTGTTGGTGGCGTACGACCCCGTGGAAGGGTTCACGGTGGAGGCGGACCGCCCCATCCGCGACCTCACCATCATCACCGAGTACGTCGGCgacgtcgacttcctccgcaacCGGGAGCACGACGACGGCGACAGCATGATGACGCTGCTGTCGGCGGCGTCCCCGGCGCGGAGCCTCGTCATCTGTCCCGACCGCCGCAGCAACATCGCGCGGTTCATCAACGGCATCAACAACCACACGCCCGAGGGGAGGAAGAAGCAGAACGTCAAGTGCGTGCGGTTCGACGTCGGCGGCGAGTGCCGGGTGCTGCTGGTGGCCAACAGGGACATCTCCAAGGGGGAGAGGCTCTACTACGACTACAATGGATCGGAGCACGAGTACCCCACGCACCATTTCGTGTGA
- the LOC136475479 gene encoding serine/arginine-rich splicing factor RS41-like, with protein MKPVFCGNLDYDVRISEVERLFGKYGRVERVDLKTGFAFVYMEDERDAEDAIHRLDGVDFGRKGRRIKVEWTKEDRTAGRRGSSRRSPTNARPTKTLFVINFDPINTRIRDLERHFDKYGRVANVRIKKNFAFVQFEVQEDATRALEGTNGSHFMDRVISVEYALRDDDEKGERGNGYSPDRRGRERSPGRRRSPSPYGRGRERGSPDYGRSKEKGSPDYGRGGRSPDNGRGGHSPDNGRGVSPINGGRGDHVRGGRSPDYDRERREASPRRERREASPGYDRSPSRSPGRDERH; from the exons ATGAAGCCAGTATTTTGTGGGAACCTTGACTATGATGTTCGCATCTCCGAGGTCGAGCGCCTTTTCGGGAAGTATGGAAGGGTGGAACGAGTGGATCTGAAGACAG GGTTTGCATTTGTCTACATGGAAGATGAACGCGATGCTGAAGATGCTATCCATAGACTTGATGGAGTTGATTTTGGCAGAAAAGGAAGGAGAATCAAAGTTGAGTGGACAAAG GAGGATCGCACTGCTGGTCGAAGAGGTAGCTCAAGGAGATCTCCAACCAATGCAAGACCGACCAAAACCTTGTTTGTGATCAACTTTGACCCGATCAACACAAGAATCCGAGATCTGGAGAGGCACTTTGATAAATATGGCAGGGTCGCAAATGTAAGAATCAAAAAGAACTTTGCCTTTGTCCAGTTTGAGGTACAGGAGGATGCTACTAGAGCATTGGAGGGTACTAATGGAAG CCATTTcatggacagggtcatctcagtTGAGTATGCACTTCGTGATGACGATGAAAAAGGTGAAAGAGGGAACGGATACAGCCCAGACAGGAGAGGTCGTGAAAGATCCCCAGGTAGAAGGCGTTCTCCTAGTCCTTACGGCAGAGGAAGGGAGAGAGGTAGCCCAGACTACGGAAGAAGCAAGGAGAAGGGGAGCCCAGACTATGGCAGGGGAGGACGCAGCCCTGATAATGGCAGGGGAGGACACAGCCCCGATAATGGCCGTGGAGTAAGCCCAATCAATGGTGGCAGAGGCGATCATGTCAGGGGAGGACGCAGCCCCGACTATGATCGTGAGCGCCGGGAAGCTAGCCCTCGTCGCGAGCGCCGGGAAGCCAGCCCCGGCTATGACAGGTCCCCCAG CCGCTCACCTGGGAGGGACGAGAGACACTAG